TTCTGTCTGCGTTGATTTCCCTGCTCAAATCTCTTGATGAGGATTCTGTAACATCCATTGTTTTTTGGATAATGGGTAGCTTTCAGGGACGCGGCTGGTCGCATTTGCAGCTGTTCCTACCGTATTTCATCGCCGGGCTGATCCCTCTGGTTTATTATTCACGTGAACTGGATATTCTTTCCCTTGGCGAGACTCAAGCCCGTCATCTGGGCATGGATGTTTCGCGTGTACGGATGGCGCTTCTAATCGGTTCCGGTCTGCTGACCGGGGCGGCGGTGGCTGTTTCCGGGATTATCGGATTCGTGGGATTGATTGTGCCCCATCTTGTGCGCATGTTTCAGGGCGCTGAGCACAGGCCGCTGCTGCTTTCTTCCTCATTACTTGGAGGTTTGTTGCTGGTCTGGTCCGATGTTATTGCCCGTTCTCTGCTTTCCGGCGGCGAAGAACTCCCGGTGGGAGTGGTTACTGCTTTGCTTGGCGGACCGTTTTTCTGCATTGTGTTGCGTTCCGGTTTTAACACTGGAGCTAGCTCCGCATGATTAATATCAGGAATTTAAAATCCGGATATGGTGGGCGCGAAGTTCTGCACGGGCTTAATCTGGAATTCCCGGCAGGCTCCATGACTGCTATTCTCGGGCCAAACGGTAGTGGCAAGACCACTCTTGTTTCATCAATTTCAGGTGTCCTTTCCCCCCTTGAAGGTTCCATTGAAATTGAGGACAGGGCTGTGGATGTTTACCGTCCCCGTGAACTTGCCGGGATAATGGCCGTGTTGCCGCAGCGGGTGGACCCTGCTTTCGGCTTAACTGTGAAGTCTATGGTCATGATGGGACGCTATGCCCACGGTTCCGGCTTTTTCGGTTATGACGCAGAGGATGAGAAAATCTGCGCTGAGGCCATTCAACGGGTGGGGATCAGTCATCTTAAGGATCGTTCTGTTGCTGAGCTTTCCGGTGGTGAATTTCAGCGCGTGCTCATGGCCCGCACTGTTGCCCAGCAGGCTCGGATTATGGTGCTGGATGAAGCTGCTTCCGGTGTTGATGTGGCCGGTAAGATCGAGCTTTTCGATCTTCTGAAACACATGAACAAGGAAGGAGCGACCATCGTTTGCGTTATACATGATCTTAATCTGGCAGCTCTTTATTTTGAACGGCTGGTTTTTCTTTCCAAAGGAAAGGTGAAGCTGGACGGTTCACCTGCAGAAGTAATTACAGAGGAAAATATTTCAAATGTTTACCAGACATCTGTTGCGGTGGTTGAGCATCCCCGGCTCCGTGTGCCGCAGGTTCTTTTTTCTCCTGCTGCTGATTAGTTTCGCAGGTAGCGCGCAGGCAGGAGTTTCCATTACCGATGATTTCGGCAATGAAGTTGTTCTACAACATCCTGCTAAGCGCATTGTCGCCTTGTATGGTTCTTTTAATGAGATTTTGTATGCAATGAATATGGGGGACAGGCTGGTAGCCCGCACAGCTGCGGATCACTATCCGGAGCAGATTAATACACTGCCGTCCATTGGAACGCATATGCGGCCCAACCCGGAGCTGATTGTCGCTCTGAACCCTGATCTTGTCCTGCAGATGGCCGGGCGCTCTCAGGCGGCGGCAGCCCTTGAACCACTGCGTACAAGGGGAATTCCCTGCGCCATGTTTAAGGTTTCGTCGTTTGGGGAAATGTTTTCCATGATCAGCAGGATT
Above is a genomic segment from Maridesulfovibrio sp. containing:
- a CDS encoding ABC transporter substrate-binding protein, producing the protein MFTRHLLRWLSIPGSVCRRFFFLLLLISFAGSAQAGVSITDDFGNEVVLQHPAKRIVALYGSFNEILYAMNMGDRLVARTAADHYPEQINTLPSIGTHMRPNPELIVALNPDLVLQMAGRSQAAAALEPLRTRGIPCAMFKVSSFGEMFSMISRIGVLSGEPGAADKLIASMNARLDKVLQNHAVSDPLPSVFFEIRYPNLLAAGQGSIVNDIIRHAGGVNCVTNSKKIVRMGEEELMRINPQNYVYQTGRMNPSPVTPEDRSHFKLIEAVRSKRILKVDESVFSRPGPRNVDAVEILAEFLFNNKEK
- a CDS encoding ABC transporter ATP-binding protein, producing the protein MINIRNLKSGYGGREVLHGLNLEFPAGSMTAILGPNGSGKTTLVSSISGVLSPLEGSIEIEDRAVDVYRPRELAGIMAVLPQRVDPAFGLTVKSMVMMGRYAHGSGFFGYDAEDEKICAEAIQRVGISHLKDRSVAELSGGEFQRVLMARTVAQQARIMVLDEAASGVDVAGKIELFDLLKHMNKEGATIVCVIHDLNLAALYFERLVFLSKGKVKLDGSPAEVITEENISNVYQTSVAVVEHPRLRVPQVLFSPAAD
- a CDS encoding iron ABC transporter permease; this translates as MVFIGNRRAQAVLVLSLLVPVSIFAACLFGAYGTDSVQVLAVFKSALGIGTQKVDQALSFIVIDLRLSRVCLSFLVGMSLAVAGTVYQGILRNPLADPFTLGVSSGAAFGASLAIFSGSTLLGAGLWSRFGNLFLPLAALAGAMAALGAVLILGRIGGRLRRETMVLAGIVVATFLSALISLLKSLDEDSVTSIVFWIMGSFQGRGWSHLQLFLPYFIAGLIPLVYYSRELDILSLGETQARHLGMDVSRVRMALLIGSGLLTGAAVAVSGIIGFVGLIVPHLVRMFQGAEHRPLLLSSSLLGGLLLVWSDVIARSLLSGGEELPVGVVTALLGGPFFCIVLRSGFNTGASSA